One genomic region from Bacillus sp. SLBN-46 encodes:
- a CDS encoding alpha/beta hydrolase family protein translates to MMMNNDNNGKILESYRFPSPNPKVEVRVITYLSGGLRVKGMLAEPIEEGVYDGMLYLRGGIKNVGKVRPARIAQFAAEGFIVFAPFYRGNQGGEGNEDFAGEDREDGFSAFSLLKSLPRVHQIHIFGFSRGGVMALLTGINFPEAASVVTWGGVSDMSLTYMERLDLRKMMKRVIGGTPEKYPERYQERTPLYQLEQLTAPVLIIHGVNDHNVSVEHSYRLERRLRGLNKAVECWYFDEFTHYFPPVVNRKVVEDATKWMKRQGKR, encoded by the coding sequence ATGATGATGAACAATGACAATAATGGAAAAATCCTTGAGAGCTACCGCTTTCCATCTCCAAATCCAAAAGTGGAAGTAAGGGTGATTACCTACCTTTCTGGAGGTTTACGCGTAAAAGGGATGCTTGCTGAGCCGATTGAAGAAGGAGTATATGATGGCATGCTTTATTTACGTGGCGGAATAAAAAATGTGGGTAAAGTAAGGCCGGCCCGGATTGCTCAGTTTGCAGCTGAAGGTTTTATCGTTTTTGCTCCTTTTTATCGCGGGAATCAAGGCGGTGAAGGGAATGAGGATTTTGCAGGGGAAGACAGGGAAGACGGTTTTTCTGCTTTTTCACTGTTAAAATCACTACCTAGAGTCCATCAAATCCATATTTTTGGTTTTTCACGCGGCGGTGTAATGGCCCTTCTGACAGGCATAAATTTTCCAGAGGCAGCATCTGTAGTCACCTGGGGTGGGGTCAGTGATATGTCATTAACCTATATGGAGCGGCTGGATTTACGAAAAATGATGAAACGGGTTATTGGTGGGACGCCTGAAAAATATCCTGAACGATATCAGGAAAGGACCCCACTTTACCAATTAGAACAACTTACAGCTCCAGTATTAATCATTCACGGTGTGAACGATCACAACGTCTCCGTTGAGCACTCCTATCGATTAGAGAGGCGGCTTAGGGGCTTAAACAAAGCAGTCGAATGTTGGTATTTTGATGAGTTTACACACTATTTTCCACCGGTAGTAAATAGAAAAGTCGTAGAAGATGCCACAAAGTGGATGAAAAGGCAAGGCAAAAGATGA
- a CDS encoding DUF2584 domain-containing protein — protein sequence MGMPLELNTMIVTKGREKRVEENLFVMEKEGYRLYPIDIPIDVRKTMDSDSSGTAIIKKVEWQQGNTTITYQLVSLNSTN from the coding sequence ATGGGTATGCCCCTTGAGTTAAATACGATGATTGTAACAAAAGGCAGAGAGAAAAGGGTGGAGGAAAATCTTTTCGTAATGGAAAAAGAAGGCTACAGACTCTATCCGATAGACATTCCCATTGATGTGAGAAAAACGATGGACAGCGATTCAAGCGGGACAGCTATAATCAAAAAAGTGGAGTGGCAGCAAGGCAATACCACTATTACATATCAATTAGTTTCGTTAAACTCAACGAATTAA
- a CDS encoding RNA polymerase sigma factor: protein MERAHQIEKWFIDYEKDVTNYLVYYTGTTDVEDLVQETFLRALRAINRFKNESSPKTWLISIARNTAIDFYRKKSGWNRLKQLINLESPKLWEQGTEEKVVKKMEYTHLYEAINALKPNYRDVILLRGISELSSQEAGQVLGWSENKVNVTFYRAVKKLNERLKEGEQFESIIG from the coding sequence TTGGAACGGGCCCATCAAATAGAGAAGTGGTTTATCGATTACGAAAAGGATGTCACAAATTATCTTGTTTATTATACCGGTACCACCGATGTCGAGGACTTGGTCCAAGAGACCTTCTTGCGGGCGCTAAGAGCTATAAACCGTTTTAAAAATGAATCCAGCCCCAAAACATGGCTGATCTCCATAGCGCGCAATACGGCTATTGATTTTTACCGAAAGAAATCTGGCTGGAACAGATTGAAACAATTGATAAATCTCGAATCACCCAAACTTTGGGAACAAGGGACTGAAGAGAAAGTAGTAAAAAAAATGGAATATACCCATTTATATGAGGCGATTAATGCTCTAAAACCCAACTATCGGGATGTCATCCTCCTTAGGGGAATTAGTGAGTTGTCTTCACAGGAAGCGGGGCAGGTTCTTGGGTGGTCAGAAAATAAAGTGAACGTAACTTTTTACCGAGCTGTCAAAAAACTAAATGAGCGACTTAAGGAGGGGGAGCAGTTTGAGTCAATTATCGGATAA
- the pckA gene encoding phosphoenolpyruvate carboxykinase (ATP) encodes MNSVHIPNDLKQMLSESNVHVQLSVPQLVEKILCRNEGSLTSTGAVSVSTGKYTGRSPQDKFIVMEESTKDKIAWGSLNQPISEEVFTKLYQKVLNYLKQQEDIFVFKGFAGADKKSRLPIQVVNEFAWHNLFVHQLFIRPSEDELLSHDPGFTVISAPNFKANPAVDGTNSETFIIISFERRIVLIGGTEYAGEMKKSIFSVMNYLLPENNIFSMHCSANVGIEGDVALFFGLSGTGKTTLSADPNRRLIGDDEHGWSSNGVFNIEGGCYAKCINLSREKEPQIFDAIRFGTVLENVTLNLESRIPDYDDGTLTENTRAAYPIDAIDNIAKPSIAGHPNTIVFLTADAFGVLPPISKLTKEQAMYHFLSGYTSKLAGTERGVTSPEATFSTCFGAPFLPLPATRYADMLGEKILEHNANVFLVNTGWTGGEYGAGSRMKLSYTRAMVQAALEGELNHVETAKDEIFGLNIPLHIAGVPDEVLQPSKTWADPDAYEKKAKELATKFRENFKKFTDVSEEIELKGGPIA; translated from the coding sequence ATGAATTCTGTTCATATTCCCAATGACTTAAAACAAATGTTATCAGAAAGTAATGTCCACGTGCAATTATCAGTTCCCCAGTTAGTAGAAAAAATCTTATGTCGTAATGAAGGTTCTTTAACTTCGACTGGCGCTGTAAGCGTTTCAACTGGTAAATATACAGGCCGCTCACCTCAAGATAAATTCATTGTGATGGAAGAGTCCACAAAGGATAAGATTGCTTGGGGTTCGTTGAATCAACCTATATCTGAAGAAGTATTTACGAAACTTTACCAAAAAGTCCTAAATTATTTAAAACAACAAGAAGATATTTTTGTTTTTAAAGGATTTGCTGGAGCAGATAAAAAATCCCGCTTACCTATTCAAGTAGTGAATGAATTTGCCTGGCACAATCTCTTTGTTCATCAACTTTTTATACGTCCATCAGAGGATGAACTGCTATCACATGACCCAGGATTTACGGTTATTTCTGCACCTAATTTTAAGGCAAATCCTGCTGTAGATGGAACCAATTCAGAAACATTTATCATCATTTCATTCGAACGCCGCATTGTTCTCATCGGTGGGACGGAGTATGCAGGTGAAATGAAAAAGTCCATTTTTTCCGTAATGAATTATTTATTACCGGAAAACAATATTTTCTCCATGCACTGTTCTGCAAATGTAGGAATTGAAGGAGATGTCGCTCTATTCTTTGGTCTATCAGGAACAGGGAAAACTACCTTATCCGCTGATCCAAATCGCCGTTTGATTGGTGATGATGAGCACGGCTGGTCCTCTAACGGTGTCTTTAATATCGAGGGAGGTTGCTATGCGAAATGCATCAATCTTTCCAGGGAGAAAGAGCCACAAATATTTGATGCCATTCGTTTTGGAACCGTTCTTGAAAATGTAACGCTTAACCTAGAATCGCGGATCCCTGATTATGATGATGGAACGTTAACAGAGAATACAAGGGCAGCATATCCAATCGATGCCATTGATAATATTGCCAAGCCAAGTATTGCAGGACACCCGAATACGATTGTCTTCTTAACTGCAGACGCGTTTGGGGTATTACCTCCTATCTCAAAATTAACAAAAGAACAAGCTATGTATCACTTTTTAAGTGGGTATACGTCTAAGCTTGCCGGCACGGAACGTGGTGTAACTTCTCCTGAGGCAACGTTCTCAACCTGCTTTGGTGCACCATTTTTACCGCTCCCTGCTACTCGTTATGCTGATATGCTCGGTGAAAAAATACTTGAACATAATGCAAATGTGTTTCTTGTCAACACGGGGTGGACTGGCGGCGAGTATGGTGCCGGCAGCCGAATGAAGCTTTCCTATACAAGAGCAATGGTTCAAGCAGCACTTGAAGGGGAATTAAACCATGTAGAGACAGCGAAAGATGAAATTTTCGGTCTAAATATTCCACTTCATATTGCGGGTGTTCCGGATGAAGTGTTACAGCCAAGTAAAACATGGGCAGACCCAGATGCATATGAAAAGAAAGCCAAAGAACTAGCAACAAAGTTCCGCGAAAACTTCAAAAAATTCACGGATGTTTCAGAAGAGATCGAACTAAAAGGCGGACCGATTGCTTAA